A window of the Butyricimonas virosa genome harbors these coding sequences:
- a CDS encoding SusC/RagA family TonB-linked outer membrane protein produces the protein MRLLAFFLLLSVVPVSASVFGQYAKVSLRVENVSLEKVMDILERSTDYRFVYQNSQVESVRDLTLNFKDTDIRDVMKECLKGSGLTFNVVGMNVVIVPLGEKQPVQQDVKKEKQVKGRVTDKGGLPVPGVSVLIDSTTIGVVTDIDGNYVLTYPEMKNVRLRFSFIGMQTKYVVVGNKTVINVILEEEINRLDEVVAVGYGTTKAKDMTGAVSRLGKKEIETAPMGASIQSMLQGRAPGVNVMISSASPTSPVSVIIRGSSSLSGDSQPLWVIDGVPEYSAGTSGNISNTLYNLNLTDVETIDILKDASATAIYGSRAANGVVLVTTKRGKKGMKPTLEFSARYGIQTMNANDFGVLNAEEYIALSKAAVRASFFTRGSLDYFTRKYIDETKFNASTNHSQFDLETLTDDFFLKDAYYDGDTDWWDLMTHNAETQEYSLGIRGGSKESSYSASFFYKDQKGIVKGGSSKLLGGSFNFDASIREVIRFKLGLRATSRVTNDKDDMISTILDMRPDYPAYLEDGSINMISYYVENPLFTLKNTDEGKGKDFTGSLGLEWDIIPGLTLRTNGTLKYGINKTLTYKRKYYDDGTSSSSVAKNENYTYVWDNTLTYLKTLGDHNLVGLLGFSIEKYEYDGLSASGSNFPDDEVLTNLGSAATKNSIASSYNSNTLVSTFARLEYKFKNRYLATFTFRADGSSKFGPDKRWGYFPSGALAWIISEENFLKNYSHIVSYLKLRASIGKTGSQNLGNYDWRTLMGSATYNDAPGIKPSSLGNDILQWESQVQKEIGLDYGFWDDRIRGSIGYYQKKVDNLLYSDPVPYSSSFSSVTQNIGSLKNKGFEFDVKVDIIKNTQKDLTWDFDFNVARNITTLEKLNSEDEYFGGGAYQYFKIDVGGKTGILYGYKYGGRLIRTNEELVALKTINPETGQQQYYRDENNYERPGDLYIMDLDGDGQITADGDRTEIGNANPDFFGGFGTTLYWKGLMVNATFTYSVGADRFYDEEKSSAGDMNVYNTSKNTLKSWTMNPGVDRGYPRAMYYGWGSNSIITNRYVHDASFLRLSALNISYRLPKRLFGSSIVDAIDLTFQATNLFTWTKYPGMDPQGNFSTSYSAFYNMGIDYSSYPSARTYNVGIKITLK, from the coding sequence ATGAGATTGCTAGCATTTTTTCTACTTCTAAGTGTTGTGCCGGTTTCGGCTTCGGTGTTCGGGCAATATGCCAAGGTATCCCTACGGGTAGAGAATGTATCACTTGAGAAAGTGATGGATATTTTGGAGAGATCCACGGATTATCGGTTTGTTTACCAGAATAGTCAGGTGGAATCCGTGCGTGATCTGACATTGAATTTCAAGGACACGGATATCCGGGATGTGATGAAGGAATGTCTGAAAGGATCGGGGTTGACTTTTAACGTTGTGGGAATGAATGTGGTGATTGTTCCGTTAGGAGAAAAACAACCCGTGCAACAGGACGTGAAGAAAGAGAAACAGGTAAAAGGACGGGTGACGGATAAAGGAGGACTTCCTGTGCCTGGGGTTTCCGTGTTGATTGATAGTACCACGATCGGAGTGGTGACAGATATTGACGGGAATTACGTGTTGACTTACCCGGAGATGAAAAATGTGCGTCTGCGTTTTTCTTTTATCGGGATGCAAACGAAATACGTGGTAGTTGGAAATAAAACCGTTATTAACGTGATCTTGGAGGAAGAAATCAATCGTCTGGATGAGGTCGTGGCCGTCGGTTACGGTACCACGAAGGCAAAAGACATGACAGGGGCTGTTTCCCGTTTGGGGAAAAAGGAGATCGAGACGGCTCCGATGGGCGCTTCTATCCAGTCGATGTTACAGGGACGGGCCCCGGGTGTGAACGTGATGATTAGTTCGGCCTCCCCGACTTCTCCGGTGTCCGTGATTATCCGGGGATCGTCGTCTTTGTCGGGTGATTCGCAACCGTTGTGGGTGATTGACGGGGTTCCTGAGTATTCTGCCGGGACATCCGGGAATATTTCCAACACGTTGTATAATCTGAACTTGACGGATGTGGAGACGATAGATATTCTTAAAGATGCTTCTGCCACGGCTATATACGGTTCAAGAGCTGCTAATGGGGTGGTCCTCGTGACAACAAAGCGGGGTAAAAAAGGAATGAAACCCACCTTGGAGTTCTCTGCCCGTTACGGGATTCAAACGATGAACGCGAATGATTTCGGTGTATTGAATGCCGAAGAGTATATTGCTTTGTCTAAAGCTGCCGTTCGTGCCAGTTTCTTCACTAGAGGTAGTTTGGATTATTTTACCCGTAAATATATTGACGAGACAAAATTTAATGCCAGTACCAATCATAGTCAGTTTGATTTGGAAACGCTAACGGATGATTTTTTCTTGAAAGATGCTTATTATGACGGCGATACGGATTGGTGGGATTTGATGACGCATAACGCTGAAACACAAGAGTATAGTTTGGGTATCCGCGGAGGATCGAAAGAATCTTCTTATAGTGCCTCTTTCTTTTATAAAGATCAGAAGGGGATCGTGAAAGGTGGTAGTTCAAAATTGCTGGGTGGTAGTTTTAATTTTGATGCGTCGATTCGGGAAGTGATTCGTTTTAAACTCGGATTACGTGCGACTTCCCGGGTGACGAATGACAAGGATGATATGATCAGTACTATTCTGGATATGCGTCCGGATTATCCGGCTTACTTGGAAGATGGTTCGATAAACATGATCAGTTATTACGTGGAGAATCCTCTTTTCACCTTGAAAAATACGGATGAAGGAAAGGGAAAAGATTTTACGGGATCGTTAGGTTTGGAATGGGATATAATTCCCGGACTGACTTTGCGGACAAACGGGACATTGAAATACGGTATTAATAAAACATTGACGTATAAGCGGAAATATTATGATGACGGAACTAGTTCTTCCTCGGTTGCCAAGAATGAGAATTATACATACGTTTGGGATAATACGTTGACTTATCTTAAAACATTGGGAGATCATAATCTGGTAGGTTTGTTGGGTTTCTCGATAGAAAAATACGAGTATGACGGTTTGTCTGCCTCCGGATCGAATTTCCCGGATGACGAGGTGTTGACGAATTTGGGAAGTGCCGCGACTAAAAATTCAATTGCTTCAAGTTATAATTCCAACACGTTGGTTTCGACTTTTGCCCGTTTGGAGTATAAATTCAAGAACCGTTATTTGGCGACGTTTACTTTCCGTGCAGACGGTTCCTCCAAGTTTGGGCCGGATAAACGTTGGGGATATTTCCCGTCGGGAGCTTTAGCCTGGATTATTTCCGAGGAAAACTTTTTGAAAAATTATTCCCATATTGTTTCTTATTTAAAATTAAGAGCGTCTATCGGAAAGACCGGTTCGCAAAATTTGGGTAATTATGACTGGCGTACGTTGATGGGATCGGCAACTTATAATGACGCTCCGGGAATCAAGCCTTCTTCGCTTGGGAATGATATTTTACAATGGGAATCGCAGGTTCAAAAGGAAATCGGTTTGGATTACGGTTTCTGGGATGATCGTATCCGGGGATCTATCGGGTATTACCAGAAAAAAGTAGATAATTTGTTATATAGTGATCCGGTTCCTTACTCTTCTTCTTTCTCATCAGTGACTCAGAATATCGGTTCTTTAAAAAATAAAGGATTCGAGTTTGATGTCAAGGTGGATATAATTAAGAATACCCAAAAAGATTTGACTTGGGATTTTGATTTTAATGTGGCAAGAAATATTACGACATTGGAGAAATTGAATAGTGAGGATGAATACTTCGGAGGGGGTGCTTATCAGTATTTCAAGATTGATGTGGGAGGAAAGACTGGAATTCTGTACGGGTACAAATACGGGGGACGTTTGATCCGTACGAATGAGGAGTTGGTTGCTCTGAAAACGATTAATCCGGAAACCGGACAACAACAGTATTATCGGGATGAAAATAATTACGAGCGTCCGGGTGACTTGTATATCATGGATCTGGACGGAGACGGACAGATTACGGCAGATGGTGACCGTACGGAAATCGGTAATGCTAATCCGGACTTTTTCGGGGGATTCGGGACAACGCTTTATTGGAAGGGATTGATGGTAAATGCGACATTTACTTATTCCGTTGGGGCGGATCGTTTTTACGATGAAGAAAAGAGTAGTGCCGGAGATATGAACGTGTATAACACGTCAAAAAATACACTGAAATCATGGACTATGAATCCGGGCGTGGATAGGGGCTACCCGAGAGCCATGTATTATGGTTGGGGATCCAATTCTATCATCACGAATCGGTATGTACATGATGCTTCGTTCCTGAGGTTATCCGCTTTGAATATCAGTTATCGTTTGCCGAAGCGATTGTTCGGTTCCAGTATCGTGGATGCGATAGATTTGACATTCCAGGCCACGAATCTGTTTACTTGGACGAAATATCCGGGTATGGACCCGCAAGGAAACTTCAGTACATCTTACAGTGCTTTTTATAATATGGGTATTGATTATAGCAGTTACCCGTCTGCCAGAACCTATAATGTGGGAATAAAAATAACTTTAAAATAG
- a CDS encoding RagB/SusD family nutrient uptake outer membrane protein: MMKKLSYYIMLLGIVFFTSCEDFLDQVPKHNLTLDNAVTDYSGAKNILNGMYAIVASGSEFGGATWCRLSSQGGFYSSYTAHFNMSYKEGSNDMSGTWKSYYTLVNSANAAIEAISNLAENKFPTPERKLEMIAEARCMRGWAYTNLFWLFGRWWDADDSAYGILYRDKMANLSNLQVPRISVGESYTKIFEDLDDAIANMPDFTTSRYLSRQMAQVMKAKILLYRGVMRGSTQDLKDALTLVETVKWDAPAAWQMETDIAAMYEAGWDSKEVLWARYLGDFASTTTYEFDYSYNIGYNNTYSDIATGWLKEDPRYEVVMDSARAPETWDTKKVFTPVKLYHGGRYDTKDAPYATYYFRYAELYLMEAELKARLDDYSLEDALKPLNDMRACRTNPVLPALSPSNKQALLRAIFREIWVEQFLENGSEYFAALRFINDTDASAAQNKPWIYTLKPDVNFTENQYCWPIPENERIKNPLAVQNPELGN; the protein is encoded by the coding sequence ATGATGAAGAAATTAAGTTATTATATCATGTTGTTGGGAATTGTTTTCTTTACTTCATGCGAAGATTTTTTGGATCAGGTTCCCAAGCATAATTTGACATTGGATAATGCCGTGACGGATTATAGTGGGGCGAAGAATATTCTTAACGGGATGTACGCTATCGTGGCTTCCGGTTCAGAGTTCGGAGGGGCTACCTGGTGTCGGTTATCTTCACAAGGCGGATTTTATTCGTCTTACACGGCTCATTTCAATATGTCCTATAAAGAGGGGTCCAATGATATGAGTGGGACATGGAAGTCTTATTACACGTTAGTCAACTCGGCCAATGCAGCAATAGAGGCTATTTCGAATCTGGCAGAAAATAAATTTCCGACTCCGGAACGTAAATTGGAAATGATAGCGGAAGCACGTTGTATGCGGGGGTGGGCATATACAAATTTATTCTGGTTGTTTGGAAGATGGTGGGATGCGGATGATTCGGCTTATGGAATTCTGTACCGGGATAAGATGGCTAATTTGAGTAATTTGCAGGTTCCTCGTATAAGTGTGGGTGAGTCCTACACGAAGATATTCGAGGATTTGGATGATGCTATTGCCAATATGCCGGATTTCACGACGTCCCGTTATTTATCCCGTCAAATGGCGCAGGTAATGAAAGCGAAAATATTGCTTTACCGTGGAGTGATGAGAGGGTCTACTCAAGATTTGAAGGATGCTTTGACATTAGTTGAAACCGTGAAATGGGATGCTCCTGCAGCTTGGCAGATGGAGACGGATATTGCTGCCATGTATGAAGCCGGGTGGGATTCGAAAGAAGTTTTATGGGCAAGATACTTGGGAGATTTTGCCAGTACGACCACTTACGAGTTCGATTATTCATATAATATAGGCTACAATAATACTTATTCGGATATTGCTACCGGATGGTTGAAAGAAGATCCCCGCTATGAGGTAGTGATGGATTCAGCTAGAGCTCCGGAGACTTGGGATACAAAGAAAGTTTTTACTCCCGTGAAATTGTATCATGGAGGAAGGTATGATACAAAAGATGCTCCTTACGCTACTTATTATTTCCGTTACGCTGAATTATATTTGATGGAAGCCGAGTTGAAAGCCCGTTTGGATGACTATTCTTTAGAGGATGCCTTGAAGCCATTGAATGATATGCGGGCATGTCGCACGAATCCGGTATTACCGGCTCTATCTCCCAGTAACAAACAGGCTCTTTTGAGAGCCATATTCCGGGAAATTTGGGTAGAACAGTTCTTGGAGAACGGAAGCGAGTATTTTGCCGCATTGCGATTTATAAATGACACGGATGCCAGTGCCGCCCAGAATAAACCTTGGATATACACGTTGAAGCCGGATGTGAATTTCACGGAGAACCAATATTGTTGGCCGATCCCGGAAAATGAACGGATTAAAAATCCGTTAGCCGTTCAGAATCCTGAACTTGGCAATTAA
- a CDS encoding DUF4465 domain-containing protein: MRKWYFIFILIVGLAACADDKDVLAPVPNDVTLNELSLERFTHIIPDGGFTSKAAHKNSVTFNTKKNNDGTYAGFAYSNRNNRSFTWTATQEALDSNIYSVYTRFPNANEIYAVGRVEGDDTYFTLESPAVVEHILVANTTYVYLALVYGDQYGTEEEPVANPNIPGSANKKGVWYTNVPGGVKKMVNEDKDYYKLIVTGYNGDTKTGEVEFYLCTRKGDPNHPDWSLVINDWYKVDLSSLGVVSKVVFHVASSDIEERTGRMRTPPYFCLDGIRIKN; the protein is encoded by the coding sequence ATGAGAAAATGGTATTTTATATTTATCCTTATTGTAGGATTGGCTGCATGTGCTGATGATAAAGACGTGCTTGCGCCTGTACCCAATGACGTGACATTAAATGAACTGTCACTGGAGCGGTTTACACACATAATCCCCGATGGCGGTTTTACCTCAAAAGCCGCCCATAAGAATTCCGTGACTTTTAATACAAAGAAAAATAATGACGGAACGTATGCAGGGTTTGCTTATTCTAACCGGAATAATCGTTCTTTCACGTGGACTGCCACGCAAGAAGCGTTGGATTCTAATATTTATAGTGTTTATACCCGTTTCCCGAATGCGAATGAAATTTATGCCGTGGGGAGAGTGGAAGGGGATGATACTTATTTCACGTTGGAGTCTCCGGCGGTAGTGGAACATATTCTAGTGGCGAATACAACATACGTGTATCTGGCTTTAGTGTACGGGGATCAATACGGGACGGAAGAAGAACCCGTGGCTAATCCGAATATTCCGGGTAGTGCCAATAAAAAAGGCGTGTGGTACACGAATGTACCGGGAGGAGTCAAGAAGATGGTGAACGAGGATAAGGATTACTATAAGTTGATCGTAACGGGATATAACGGAGACACGAAAACCGGAGAGGTGGAATTCTATTTGTGTACCCGGAAGGGCGACCCGAACCATCCGGATTGGAGTTTGGTAATCAACGACTGGTATAAAGTAGATTTGAGTTCATTAGGCGTTGTTTCAAAAGTCGTGTTTCATGTTGCTTCATCGGATATTGAAGAAAGGACCGGTAGAATGAGAACTCCCCCGTATTTTTGTCTTGACGGGATTAGGATAAAGAATTAG
- a CDS encoding thioredoxin family protein yields MKKIVCLLAGVFACFQLFSQGVDFKSVSLKEALEQAKTQGKMVFVDCYTTWCGPCKMMTEQVFPQKEAGDFFNTHFVNVKFDMEKGEGKELSTRFKIRAYPTFLLLEPDGKVRYRIVGGGDLEEFIGRVSRGLQEKNSLPVLDKEYTTGKMSKRRMLDLVMTLQDAYDADRLKVVADELVKRLTFNEKVSTPYWVIYEDNSLSPLTSDNFSFLLKNKAAFEKNVGETKVNQKIASAYSGMLYSYVAGFAKKEDMPRLDVMKQQLDEYDLPDKTYLQTKLALAYARCNEDIDQMITLLKKEIYNLPQGELWTLATSLDFVKKQGNKTQWQQVAELGDQFVEAAKAEDLKGYLKSYFSSFKKLASVGVYWEDLTLEQALKKAERGKRMVFVDCYTTWCGPCKYMTSNVFPQEAVGDYFNPNFVCLKIDMEKGEGPELVKRYGIRAFPTFLILRPDGSVYHKMLGSGEADAFLKRVREGMEEEHSTGYLDKLYDEGNRDKDFLTRYVKSLLAIYEEDKAKEVSGVLLGLLEESEKVDSNYWFIFENPTLTSQKSDNFKYLIDHRVAFIQSLGKEKIDNKLYSIYYNRLSYILKGYDKKSKVEDVVYMKKEIEPYKLEKKKELLACMKITEAYMEKDVKGLYASCKKGFKLFHDDEAMNIAFPVLKYLNSEMKEKNKFQELVNLLLANIENESLKEYLSKNMEG; encoded by the coding sequence ATGAAAAAAATTGTATGTTTATTAGCCGGGGTATTTGCCTGTTTTCAATTGTTTTCGCAGGGTGTTGATTTCAAATCAGTCTCGTTAAAAGAGGCTTTAGAGCAGGCGAAAACTCAAGGGAAAATGGTATTTGTGGATTGCTACACGACTTGGTGTGGTCCATGTAAAATGATGACGGAACAAGTGTTTCCCCAAAAAGAAGCCGGGGATTTTTTTAATACTCATTTCGTGAACGTGAAATTTGACATGGAGAAAGGGGAAGGGAAGGAATTGTCTACACGATTTAAAATCAGGGCTTACCCGACATTTTTACTTTTAGAGCCGGACGGAAAGGTGAGATACCGGATTGTTGGCGGAGGGGATCTCGAAGAATTTATAGGACGAGTAAGCCGTGGGTTACAGGAGAAAAATTCTTTACCAGTGTTGGATAAAGAGTACACGACTGGTAAAATGTCGAAAAGAAGAATGCTTGATCTCGTGATGACATTGCAGGATGCTTATGATGCAGATCGGTTGAAGGTTGTAGCCGATGAGTTGGTAAAACGTTTGACATTTAACGAGAAAGTTTCTACTCCTTATTGGGTGATATACGAGGACAATTCTCTTTCTCCTTTAACGTCGGATAATTTCTCATTCTTGTTAAAGAATAAAGCCGCTTTTGAAAAAAACGTGGGAGAAACAAAAGTAAATCAAAAGATCGCATCGGCGTATTCGGGAATGTTATATAGCTATGTTGCCGGTTTTGCTAAAAAAGAAGATATGCCCCGGTTGGATGTGATGAAACAACAGTTGGATGAATATGATTTACCCGATAAAACGTATCTCCAAACGAAATTGGCGTTGGCTTACGCCCGTTGTAACGAGGATATTGATCAGATGATTACTCTATTGAAAAAGGAGATTTATAATTTGCCACAAGGAGAATTATGGACCTTGGCGACATCTTTAGATTTTGTGAAGAAACAAGGAAATAAGACTCAATGGCAGCAAGTGGCAGAACTGGGAGATCAGTTCGTGGAAGCGGCAAAGGCTGAAGACTTGAAGGGATATTTGAAATCTTATTTTAGTTCGTTTAAAAAATTAGCCTCGGTTGGAGTATATTGGGAGGATTTGACCCTTGAACAAGCCTTAAAGAAAGCCGAGAGGGGAAAAAGAATGGTGTTCGTGGATTGTTATACAACTTGGTGTGGTCCATGTAAATACATGACATCGAACGTGTTTCCGCAAGAGGCCGTGGGAGACTACTTTAATCCGAATTTTGTATGTTTGAAGATTGATATGGAGAAGGGCGAAGGTCCAGAATTAGTAAAACGTTATGGAATACGGGCTTTCCCGACATTCTTGATTTTGCGTCCGGATGGTAGCGTGTATCACAAAATGCTCGGTTCTGGAGAGGCAGATGCTTTTTTGAAACGAGTACGGGAAGGCATGGAAGAAGAGCATTCCACGGGGTATCTGGATAAATTGTATGATGAGGGCAATCGGGACAAGGATTTTCTAACGAGATATGTGAAGTCGTTGTTGGCTATATATGAAGAAGATAAAGCGAAAGAAGTTAGTGGTGTCCTGTTAGGTTTGCTGGAGGAATCAGAAAAGGTGGATAGTAATTACTGGTTTATTTTTGAGAATCCAACCTTGACAAGCCAAAAGTCGGATAACTTTAAATATCTGATAGATCATCGGGTGGCATTTATACAATCCTTGGGTAAAGAGAAAATTGACAATAAATTGTATTCGATCTATTATAATCGATTGAGTTATATATTGAAAGGATATGATAAAAAGAGCAAGGTGGAGGATGTGGTTTATATGAAAAAAGAGATCGAACCTTACAAATTGGAAAAGAAGAAAGAGTTGTTGGCTTGTATGAAAATAACCGAGGCATATATGGAAAAAGACGTGAAGGGATTGTATGCAAGTTGCAAAAAAGGATTTAAATTATTTCATGATGATGAAGCGATGAATATTGCGTTTCCTGTTTTAAAGTACTTGAACTCGGAAATGAAAGAGAAAAATAAGTTTCAGGAACTTGTGAACCTTTTGCTGGCTAATATAGAAAATGAATCGTTGAAAGAATATTTATCTAAAAATATGGAGGGGTAA
- a CDS encoding RNA polymerase sigma-70 factor: MQEQTSMKIQGLTVGDRKVYQHIFDTFYHSLCLFTHRFVDDLSVCEDCVQEAFISLWNSRDEMESEAHVKSFLYQVSRNNALNYLKHERVKNEYLAKGLQEIESQVCFINYVIEEEVERILAETEFELPPKCREIFRLAMLGKDNEEIARLLGVSENTVKTQKKIAYKKLKQKIAEVTMLLLLENVI; encoded by the coding sequence ATGCAAGAACAAACTTCGATGAAAATTCAGGGATTAACTGTTGGCGATAGAAAGGTATATCAGCATATCTTTGATACGTTTTATCATAGTTTGTGTCTGTTCACACATCGTTTTGTTGATGATTTGTCGGTTTGTGAAGATTGTGTTCAAGAAGCGTTTATCTCTTTATGGAATAGCCGGGATGAGATGGAATCGGAAGCACACGTGAAATCTTTTCTTTATCAGGTAAGTCGGAATAATGCATTGAATTATTTGAAGCATGAACGGGTGAAGAACGAATATCTCGCCAAGGGGTTGCAAGAGATCGAATCGCAGGTGTGCTTTATAAATTACGTGATCGAGGAAGAGGTGGAACGAATTCTTGCGGAGACGGAGTTTGAGCTTCCCCCGAAATGTAGAGAGATTTTCCGGCTTGCCATGCTGGGGAAAGATAACGAGGAGATCGCCCGGTTGTTGGGAGTTTCGGAGAACACGGTGAAAACGCAGAAAAAAATCGCTTATAAGAAGTTAAAACAAAAAATAGCAGAAGTAACGATGTTACTCCTACTAGAGAATGTAATTTAA
- a CDS encoding IS256 family transposase: MEQEFNFESIKNKALEQLKSGKSLLGKDGAFAPLLESILNAALEGEMEAHLSDEERETGNRRNGKMQKQVQTPLGEVTVSTPRDRNSTFDPQFIKKRETILAEGVADRIIGLYALGNSTREISDWMEENLGNRVSAETISSITDRVLPEIKAWKSRLLDPVYPIVWLDAIHYKVTDERGYAVTRAIYNVLGITKEGHKELLGMYISKNEGANFWLGVLTDLQNRGVQDILIACVDGLKGFPEAIVSVYPDAIVQLCIVHQIRNSIKHVGSKHQKEFLLDLKRVYQAVNKESAEEELVKLDDKWGEQYPIVIKSWQDNWEKLTEYFQFTATIRRLIYTTNTVEGYHRQIRKVTKNKGVFPHDTALEKLVYLAYRNIRKKWTMPIPNWAAVAQQLAIKFGERFKLW, from the coding sequence ATGGAACAAGAATTTAATTTCGAAAGCATCAAAAACAAGGCCCTGGAACAATTAAAATCAGGTAAGTCCTTGTTAGGTAAAGACGGTGCGTTTGCCCCGTTATTGGAAAGTATACTAAACGCGGCACTCGAAGGTGAAATGGAAGCCCATCTCTCTGATGAAGAACGAGAAACGGGTAATCGTCGTAACGGTAAAATGCAAAAACAAGTACAAACTCCTTTAGGAGAAGTGACGGTATCCACGCCTAGAGATCGTAACTCAACTTTTGATCCCCAGTTCATTAAAAAACGAGAGACTATACTAGCCGAGGGTGTGGCCGATCGGATCATAGGTTTATACGCCCTTGGTAATAGCACCCGAGAAATAAGTGACTGGATGGAAGAGAATCTAGGAAACAGGGTATCGGCAGAAACGATCAGTTCTATAACAGATCGGGTTCTTCCCGAGATTAAAGCTTGGAAATCAAGGCTCCTTGATCCCGTGTACCCGATCGTTTGGTTGGACGCTATTCATTACAAGGTAACAGATGAAAGAGGTTACGCCGTGACTCGTGCCATTTACAACGTGCTGGGTATAACCAAGGAGGGGCATAAGGAGCTACTGGGAATGTATATCTCTAAAAACGAGGGAGCGAACTTTTGGCTGGGAGTTCTCACGGATTTGCAAAACCGTGGTGTGCAAGATATACTAATCGCTTGCGTGGACGGTCTAAAGGGCTTTCCCGAGGCGATCGTGAGTGTTTATCCCGACGCTATAGTCCAGTTATGCATCGTGCATCAAATACGCAATTCTATCAAGCACGTGGGTAGTAAACACCAAAAAGAATTCCTGCTTGACCTCAAGCGAGTTTATCAAGCTGTAAATAAAGAATCAGCTGAAGAAGAACTGGTTAAACTTGACGATAAATGGGGTGAACAATACCCTATTGTCATCAAATCATGGCAAGATAACTGGGAGAAACTAACTGAATATTTCCAGTTCACGGCAACTATCAGAAGACTGATATACACGACCAATACCGTGGAAGGGTATCATCGACAAATTCGAAAAGTAACAAAAAACAAGGGCGTGTTCCCGCACGACACCGCCCTTGAAAAACTAGTTTACCTGGCTTATCGCAATATCAGGAAAAAATGGACCATGCCAATCCCGAATTGGGCGGCTGTTGCTCAACAACTGGCTATTAAATTTGGAGAAAGGTTTAAATTATGGTAA